The Solirubrobacter pauli genomic sequence TGGTCGGGGCGCTCACGCCGGTCGGCACGTTCGCGACCGACTACGCGATCTATCCGTTCGTCGGCGTGATCGAGCACGGCTTCGAGTGGGTGATGCAGGAGACCGAGGTCGCCGAGGTGCTCGAGCTGGCGCTGGACGACCTCGTCGCCGGGCACTCGCTCAAGCGGATGGTGCGGCGCGGCGTCGCGTTCCGGACGGACGTCTACGAGGTCGGCGAGCACATGGTGTGGGGCGCGACCGCCCGCATCCTCAACGACCTGCTCAGACGCCTAGGAGTCGGTCCACGGCACCCTTGGCGTCTTGAGCGCGAGTGACGACCTCGAGCGGGATCTGCCAGGTCGCTGAGCTGCGGCGTGCCAGCTCGGCGTACGCGCCTTCGTAGACCACGCCGCGCACGCCGGTGTCGACCAGCTTCTCGAAGAACATCCGCAGCCGGCCCTCGGGGATGTCGAGGCCGTCCGCCAGCCAGCAGACGATCGTGACGCCCGGCAGCGCGTCCATCAGGGTCGCGATCCGGTCGGGATCGCCGACGTAGGGCTCGGCGCCCGCGGCGCGGATCTCCTCGACGTGCGCGCCGCGCGTCGTGCCGCGGACGGCGTGGCCGTCGGCGCGCAGCGCGGCCGCCAGCGCACGCCCGCGGCAGCCGCACGGGACGATCAGGACTCGCGCCACTCGGACTCGATGTCCTCGAGCGAGCGCTCCGGCTTGCCGCGGCGCCTGCGCAGCGCGTTCTGGGCCTCGACCATCTGCTCGATGTCGTCGACTTCGGCCTCCGCCTCGGCCTCGGCGGAGCGCGTCGGCTTCCAGTCCAGGATCTCCAGTGCGGAGCGCTTGCTGAACACGCCTAACAGGATCACCGTCACAAACACGCCGGCGACGATCACAGTAGAGACCAAAGTGAACGTGTCCACGCCGCGAGTGTAGGCTCGCCGCTCCGATCGCCCTCCCCAGGTGTTGAACCCTCCCGTGACCCGAGCTGTCCTTGCCGCAAGCCTCGTCCTCCTGCTGGGCGCGCCCACCGCGCGCGCTGCCGTGCCCGAGTTCCCCCAGGACCTGCCCGGTGACGTGACGGCGTCGTCGGTGCGTTCGGACCCTGACACCTGGTTGGTGGGCGCCAAGCCGGGCGCGGAGGCCGAGCGCGTCGCCGCCCGCTTCGGCGCGCATCACTCCGGCCTCGGCAACTACGTCGTCGAGCGTGCGCAGGCGCGCGGGTTCGCCCATGCGCTCGAGGCGCGCGGGCTGCTCGTCTACTCGCAGGCCAACACCGTGCTCAAGAGCAAGCAGGCCGTTCCGGACGACCCGCTCTCGGTCCCGCCGAACGCGTGGCGCTCGGCCGTGGTCTCGCCGGCCACCGCCCCGCCGCCGGTCACGCCCGAGAGCCCGCTGATCGCGCTCGTGGACGCGGCGGCCGACCCGGCGCACCCGGAGTGGGCCGGCTCGGCGTTCTCGACGCTGCCCGGCACGCCGGTCACCAACGCGCACGGCACGGCCACCGCGGCGGTGGCGGCCGCGCCGCAGAACGGCGTCGGCATCCTCGGCGTCTGGCCGGGCGCGCGGGCGCTCAACGTGCCGCTCGCGACCACGCCGGGCGTGCCCGAGGGCGGCATCACCTGCGCCGCGTCCGGTGAGGCGATCGGCAAGGCCGTCGCCGCCGGCGCCGCCGTGATCAACATGAGCTACGGCTCGCCGTCGCGCTGCGCCGCCGAGTGGGTGCAGCTGTACTTCGCGATCGCCAAGGGCATCATCCCCGTGGCGGCCGCGGGCAACGAGTTCCAGCAGGGCAACCCGCTCGAGTTCCCGGCTTCGCTGCCGCACGTCGTGACGGTCGCGGCGACCACGCCCGACGGCCGCAGCGCGTCCTTCTCGAACGCCAACGCCGCCGTCGACCTCAGCGCCCCGGGCGTGGGGATCATGACCGCGGTGCCGCCGGCGCTGGACACCGACGGCGTCCAGGACGGCTACCAGATCATGGACGGCACCAGCTTCTCCGCCCCGATGGTCTCGGCCGCGCTGGCCTGGGTCCGCGCCGCGCGCCCGGACCTCACGCCCGACCGCGTCGTGCAGGCGGTGCGCCTGACGGCCAAGGACGTCGTCTCCCCCGACGGGCAGAACCGCCCGGGCTGGGACCCACTGACCGGCTTCGGCGTGCTCAACATCGACAACGCGCTGGCCGTCCCGGCCGACAAGCTGCCGATCCAGGACCCGTACGAGCCCAACGACAACCTCGTCTGGGTCGACGGCACCGCCTTCGGCCGGGCCTCGACGCCGGTCTGGCAGGGCGGCAAGCAGGTCCAGGTCGATGCGCTGCTGGACAAGCAGGAGGACCCGGTGGACGTCTACCGGATCATCATCCCGGCGAAGAAGTCGGCGTCGATCAAGGTCATCCCGCGCTTCGGCGACCCGTCGCTGGAGGTCTTCACGACCGAGGCGGTCTCGGTCAACGACCTCGACGGGCGCGTCGCGAAGTCGCGCAAGGTGGGTTCCAAGAAGACCGAGCAGGTGACGGTCCGCAACAAGGGCTCCAAGAAGCGCTCGTACTTCATCGCGGTCAAACCTCAGGGCAGTTCGCGCTACCAGGAACGCCAGTATTCCTTGCGCGTTCGCTGACGAGCTGCGTAGAGTCGGCGGGATGCGCCGAGCCGTCGCCTTTGCTCTCGCCGCGCTCGCGCTCGTCTGCGCCGCGCCCGCGAACGCCAGCCGCACCGTCGCCGTGGACGCGGCGGGCGCGGTCCACGCCTACGTCGTGGGCGCCGACGGCGCGCTGTACCACGCCCCTCCGGGCGGCGTGCTGGCGCGCGTCGGCGGAGCGGGGCTCGCGCAGGAGCCCGTGGCCGTGGAGCGCGACGGGCAGGGACGCCTGCTGGTCGTCGCGCGTACCGACGACGGCGCGCTGCTCGCACTGCCCGACGGCGATTGGTCAGCGCGGGTACAGGTCGCCGCCGGCGCGGCCGGCTCGCCTGAGCTGCTCGTCCTGAGCGACGGGAAGCTCGCGCTGTTCTACCGCGGTGTGGACGGCAAGCTCTGGTCGGTCACCGAGGGCGTCGGCGGCTGGCAGAGCCCCGTGTCGCTCGCCGACGACGCCGCCGGCGACCCGACGGCGACCCTCGACCACAGCGCCGCGATCTTCGTCGTCTACCGCTCCACGACGGGCGCGATCGTCACTCCGGACGGCCTCCAGAACCTGGGTCCGGCCGCGAGCGACCCGGCCGTCGTGCGCTATCCGGACGGCCGGCTCGAGGTGTTCGCCCGCGCCGCCGACGGCACGCTGTGGCGCGCCGCGCAGGAGCTCCCCCTGTTCGGGTTCGGTCCCGTGACGCCGCTCGCTGCGGGCCCGGTCATCGGCACCCCCGCGGCCGTGCTCGACGGCGCGCGCAACCTGCACGTGTTCGCACGCGACGCGGGCGGAGCGCTGCAGGAGATCACGAGCGCGACCGCGCTCGGCGGCGCGCTCAGCGGTGACCCCGCGGCGATCCGCAACCGGTTCGGGCTGATCGAGGTCTTCGCGCCCTCGGGCGCCACGTGGCTCGCCCGCGCGCAGTCCGCGGCGCTGACGTGGGAGCTCGGCTTCCGCGCGCTCGGCGAGGCGGCTCCGGCGGCGGCTCCGGCGCCCGTCCCGCTCCTGGCCTCCCCCACGCCGGCGCCGGTCGTCGTCTCGCCGACCTACGCGCCCCGGCGCCTGCTCGTGGACCTGCGCGCGGACGCCAGGGCCGGCCGGACCAGCACGGTCTTCAAGGGCCTCACGCTGCGCGGCGTGCCCGCCGGCGCGACCGTCACCGCCACCTGCGGCAAGGGCTGCAAGCGCGCGTCGCTCAGCTTCAGGAACGTCGCCGGGACGGTGTCGCTGAAGCCGTTCTTCGCCAAGCGCGCCAAGCAGGGCACGCTCAAGGCGGGCACGAAGATCCGCGTCGTCGTGTCGGCGCCGAACATGATCGCCGCCGTCAAGACGCTCACGGTGCGGCCCCGCAAGGCCCCCACGGTCGCGACCCGGTGCCTGGCACCCGGCGCGGCCGCGGAGACGCTCTGCGCCTGACCCACCCCGAGTAAGGGTGGGGCGGTGGGGCTGCCCCCTTACTGCTTTCTCTCGTACGTGCCGGTGAAGGTGCCGCGGGCGACCGCGCCCTTCACCTTGTCCAGGACGTCCTGCGGTGACGCGCCGTCCTCGAGCGCGCTCGCGTCCTTGATCGCGTACAGGCTGAAGATGTAGCGGTGCGGCCCGTCGCCCTCGGGCGGGCACGGCGGCGTCCAGCCGGACTTGCCGGCCGAGTTCTCGCCGTACTTGGTGCCGGCCGGGAACTGCCCCTGCGGCGCGAGGCCGGCGCCCGTGGCGGCCGTCATCCCGTACGCGGTCCAGTGGAAGAACGGGCCGTCCTTCGCGTCCGGGTCCTCGACCACGAGCACGGTCTCGACCGCCTGGCCGGAGGGCACGGCGCGCCAGACGAGCGTCGGCGGCGTGCCGTCGCCGTCACAGGTCAGCTTCGCCGGGATGGCCGCGCCGTCCTTGAAGTCCGGCGAGGAGAAGTTGATCGTGTCCGGTGCCGTCGGGAGCGTGCTCGCCGCGGGCTCGTCGTCGCCGCCACACCCGGTGATGAGTGCGGCGGCGGCGAGCGCCGCTACGAACGGGCGACCGGTGCCCACTGCTCCTCGGCGAGGTTCCCGGTGCCCTCGAGGGCGGCCGGCGTCGGGACAGCGGGGTTGTCGCGCAGGTACCACTCGGCGTCGAGCGCGGCCTGGCAGCCGGAGCCCGAGGCGGTGATCGCCTGGCGGTACGTGTGGTCGACGAGGTCGCCGGCGGCGAAGACGCCGGGGATGTTCGTCCGGGTCGAGCGGCCGTCGACCTTGACGTAGCCCTCGTCGTCGACGTCGATCAGGCCGTCGACGATCGCGGACTGCGGCTCGTGGCCGATGGCGATGAAGGCGCCGGCCATCGGGACGACGAGCTCCTCGCCGGTCTCGGTGTTGATGAGGTCGGCGCGGTCCAGCTGGCCGTTGTCGCCCGGCAGGAAGGCCTTCACGGTGTACGGCGTCAGGAACTCGATGTTCTCGACCGCCTTGGCCCGCTCGAGCATGATCTTCGACGCGCGGAACTCGTCGCGGCGGTGCACGATCGTGACCTTCGAGGAGAACTTGGCCAGGAAGATCGCCTCTTCCATCGCCGAGTCGCCGCCGCCGACGATGATCGTCGTGCGGTCCTTGTAGAAGGCGGCGTCACAGGTGGCGCAGTAGGACACGCCGCGGCCGCCCAGCTCGTCCTCGCCGGGCACGCCCAGCTTCTTGTGCTCGGCGCCCATCGCCAGGATCACGGTGCGGGCCTTGTAGGCCTCGTCGTCGACCCAGACGGTGTGCGGCTCGCCGCCCGAGCCGGGCTCGAACTTCGTCACGTTGTCGGTGATGAACCGGGTGCCGAAGCGCTCGGCCTGGTCGCGGAACTTCTGCATCATCTCCGGGCCCATGATCCCCTCGGGGAAGCCCGGGTAGTTCTCGACATCCGTGGTCTGCTGGAGCAGGCCGCCCCACATGAACCCCTCGATGCACAGCGGGTTCAGGTTCGCTCGGGAGGTGTACAGCGACGCCGTGTAACCGGCGGGCCCGCTGCCGATGATGATCACGTTCTCGACGTCTGCCATTCGTACCTTTCCACGCTCACGCTTTACTTTGTATAGTAGCGCCGCGTTCCCGTCGCCAAAGCTCCACGCGTGCGCGGAGCTTGAAGAAGGCGAACACCCCTGGGAGAAGGGGTAGCCAGAACGTCAGAGCGCGGAACACCAGGACGGCGACGACGGCGAGACCCGCGTCGACGCCGAACGCGGCGAACGAGCCGATCATGCCACCTTCGACCCCGCCGACGCCACCCGGGATCGGCAGCAGGTTGCCGAGCATCCCGACGAAGAAGGCCTGGACGAGCACCGCGAGCGGCGGCGGGTCGCCGAACGCGTGGAACGCCGCCCACAGCACCGCGATCTGGAACGCCCAGAAGGCGATCGCGCCGAACAGCGCGGGGTCGCGGCTGCGCAGGTGGGCGATCGCGTCGTGCAGGCCGGCCGAGGAGGCGGCGGGGACCGAGGCGAGCCGCTGCGCGATGCGGCCGATGTGCCCGGTGCGCCGCGCGAACCCGTCGAGGCGGCGCTGCAGGTCGGTCGGGACGAGCAGGATCAGCGCCGCGACGCCCATCATGATCAGCGCGATGACGGCCGGCACGAGCGTCATGCCCACGGGCGCCTCGCCCGGGAACAGGCCCGTGCGCAGGCCGAGGCCGCAGATGAGCACGGCCGCCGCGTAGGGGAAGTAGGTCAGGACGAGGAAGCTGATCGTCTTGTCGGCCACCACGCGCCGCCCCAGGCCCGCCTGGCGCAACGCCCAGGCCTGCAGGACCAGGCCGCCGGCGCCGCCGGCCGCGAACAGGCGGCTCGCCGCGAGGCCGGCCATCGTGATCAGGTAGCTCTCGGTGCGGCCGATGATGCCCTTGCCGACCTTCGAGAAGACGCCGCGGAACATCTCGATGTAGCCCCAGAACATGCCCAGGGCGAACGCGAGCGCGACGAGGATCCAGAACGGCGATCCGTCCTGGATGCGCTCCCACGTGTCCTCCAGGCCCGCGAGCTGCGGCAGCAGGAGATAGAGCGCGAGGATCATCGCCGCGAGGAAGCCGCACAGCGTGAGGACGCCGCGGGTGGTGAACTCGAGCCCGCGATCGTCGTCGTCGTGGTCGTCGCCGGGCGGCCGGGGCTCCTCCACCTCCTGCTCCGGCGCGCGGGTCACGAGCGTGCCCTCGCCTCGAGCTGTTGGATCGCGCGGCTGATCCTCCGGGCGACCGGCGAGGCCGTCGGCGCACCGGCGCGGATGCCCTCGGCGAGCGCGAGCCCGGCCATCAGGTCCGTCACGTAGTGCTCGCCCAGGTAGACGAGCGCGAGGCCGAGCGTGGCCACGTAGCTCCAGCCGAGCACGCCCGCGACACGGCCGGTGTCGCTCAGCACGTGCGCGGCCGTCACGGAGGTGGCGAAGTGCAGCGACGGCATGGCGGCCAAGGGATTGCCTCCCAGGACACCGTACAGCGGGCCCCAGCTCTGCTTCCAGAACTGCTCGCCGTACTCGACCATCATCCGCCGCAGCTCCGGCGTGCGCCCGTCCTCCATCAGGCCCTGCTGCGCCGCGTACCACGGCGGCGCGGTCGGGATCGCCCAGTAGCCGATCACGCCGATGTCGAACGTCGCGTAGACCCGCGCCGCCGCGCTCGGGAACTGCTCGGGCCGCTTGAACAGCACGTACGCGACCGTCCCGTGCGGCACGGCGAACCACACCCAGTGCGAGAACACCAGGACCTTCTCGAACAGCCGGAAGTGCCCCTCGGTGCCGAACGCCCGCTGGAGTCGCATCGTCGGCGTCGTCCCGAGCCCGATGGCCCGGTCGATCACCACCGGGTACTTGACCTTGACCCGCGCCTCGAGCTTCTCCGGATCGTCGTTGGGCATCTGGTACGTCGCCAGGTACGCGTACATCTGCAGCACGCACATCCCGATGTCCCGCGCCTTGCTGCGCGGCATCAGGGTCCCGAGGGCGAACGGAGTGGCCGCCGCAGCGGCGATCACCACAGGCGGCTTCAGGCGGAGCCGACGGCGGAGCAACGGCGCCGCGAGGCCGACGGCGAGCACCGTGCAAGCGGCCGCGCGGATGGCGGTCGAGCGGGGCACGGAGACAGCAACTTATCGAGTGGCGCGGATGGGCTTGGTACGGGTGGCCCCAGTTTCGGTCTTCTGGCGGACAGGACCATCTCGCGCCACACCCCCCGCTGTGGTCAGGCCGCGACCAGCGCCGCCTCGTGCACGAAGGCGCGCACGACCCGCGACCGCGGGTCCACCTCCGGGTGCCATTGCACGCCGAGCGCCCACGCGGCCTCCGGCAGCTCGATCGCCTCGACGAGGTCGTCGAGCACGGACCAGCCGGTGGGGACGATGCCCTCGCCCAGCGCGTCGACCGCCTGGTGGTGGTGGGACTTGGTGGCGTGCAGGGTCTCCCCACACGCCCGGGCGGCCAGACTTCCCGGCTCGAGGCGGACGTCGTGGTCCGCGTTGTCGAAGGAGCCCAGCGCGCGGCGGTGGTCGGTGTGGCCGACGTCCTCGGGCAGGTGCTGGATCAAGGTGCCGCCGCGGGCGACGTTCATCAGCTGCATCCCGCGGCAGATGCCGAGGATCGGCAGGTCCCGCTCCAGCGCGCGGCCGAACAGCGCGATCTCGGCGCGGTCCCGGTCCACCCGCGTGTTGGTGACCTTCGGGTGGCGGGGGCCGCCGTAGGACGAGGGGTCGATGTCGGCGCCGCCGGCGAGCATCAGTCCGTCGAGGCCTTCGAGGACGTCGTCCGGGTGCTCGGCGACCCACTCGTCGGGCGGGAGCATCATCGCGATCGCACCGGCGCCCTGGAGGGCGTCGACGTACGCGCGGGAGAGCAGGAAGGCCTCGCGGTCCCAGACGGTCCAGCGCGCCCGCTCGAGCGCGGTGCAGAGGCCGATGCGGGGACGACGGGCGAACGGCATGCCCCTTCGACTACCCGGAGTTGCAGCACAATCACACCCATGACCGTCCAACTGGAGCGCAACGGCGCCGTGTGCACGATCACGCTGAACCGGCCCGAGGCGATGAACGCGGCGAACACCGAGCTGCGCGACGAGCTGCGGCAGGCCGTGGAGGAGAGCGCGGCGGATCCTCACATCCGCGCCGTGATCCTCACGGGCGCGGGCAAGGCGTTCTGCTCCGGCGCGGACCTGAAGTCCGGCTTCGAGCCGGCCGAGGACGGGCGGCCGGACGTCGGCGCGGCGCTGCGCGACCACTTCCATCCGATCATCGAGGGCCTGCGGACGATGCCCAAGCCGGTGATCGTCGCGGTCAACGGGCCGGCGGTCGGCATCGGGATCTCGTTCGCGCTCGCCGGAGACCTGATCCTGGCGGCCGAGTCGGCCTACTTCATGCTCGCGTTCGTGAACATCGGGCTCGTGCCCGACGGCGGGTCGAGCTTCCTGATCCCGGAGCGCATCGGGTTCGCCCGCGCGACGGAGATGGCGATGCTCGGCGAGAAGGTGCCGGCGCGCCAGGCACTGGAGTGGGGGCTCATCAACCGCGTGTACGAGAACGACGCGCTCAAGGCCGAGGCGGAGGCGCTCGCGCAGCGCATGGCCGCCGGCCCGACGCGGTCCTACGCGGGCTCCAAGCGGCAGCTGAACGCCTGGTCGTTCGGACGGTTCCAGGACCAGCTCGCGCTCGAGGCGGAGATCCAGCACGAGGCCGCGCGCACGTCCGACTTCCTCGAAGGAGTCACCGCCTTCGTGGAGAAACGAGCCCCGCGATTCACGGGTTCGTGAGCGTCAGTGACCCGACCGCGCCGCGAAGGCGTCCACTCGCTCCTTATACTCCCGGCCCTCGTGTCCGAAGGTCGTAATCGCCGACGCCTGCTGCTTGCGCTGCCCCTTGCGCTGGTAGCTGCGCTCCTCGCCGCACCGGCAGCTCGCGCCGGTCTCCTGTTCCCCGAATCCGGCGGCTCGCCGAACGCGGACAGCATCCACACCCTCTACGTGATGGTGTTCATCCTCGCGTTGTTCATCTTCGTGGGGGTCGAGGGCACGCTCCTCTGGGCCCTGTTCAAGTTCAAGGCCAAGAAGGGCGCCACCGCCGCTCAGATCCACGGAAATACGAAGCTCGAGATCGGTTGGACCCTCGGCGCCTTCGTGATCCTGCTGTTCATCACGGTCTTCACGTTCATCCAGCTGCCGTCGATCAAGAACCCGAAGCCGTCGCTGATCGACGAGAACGGTCGCGAGCTCACCGCGCAGGTGGACGGCATGCAGGTCGCCGCCACCAACCAGTCGACGCCCAAGGGCCCGACGATGACCATCGAGGTCAACGGCCAGCAGTACGTGTGGCGCTACCTCTACCCGGGGCAGGACCAGCTGCTGACGTACACGGACATGGTCGTGCCGGTCGGCATGACCGTCCTCCTCGACATCACGGCCGACGACGTCGTCCACTCGTGGTGGATCCCCAAGCTCGGCGGCAAGATGGATGCCGTCCCGGGCTACACGAACAAGCTTTGGTTCCGGATCCCGCCGGACGCCATCCCGGAGGGGCAGAAGCAAGTTGTTTACACCGGTCAGTGCGCCGAGCTGTGCGGGCGCAACCACGCGAACATGTACGGCCGCGTGATCGGCATGCGAATGGCGGACTACAAGAAGTGGTACGCGGACAAGGTCCAGCAGCTCAAGACGGCTGAGACCGACGTCGCCGAGCAGCAGAAGAAGCTCACCGAGCAGGAGAGCCAGGGTGGTGACGAGTGAGCGATCACAGCTTGGGTCGCCCCCAGATCATCGCGTCCGCGGTCGACAACCCCGACCGCACGCGTGGCTGGACCTCGTGGATCACCACGACCGATCACAAGAAGATCGGGATCATGTACCTGGCCACCGTCCTGGTGTTCTTCATCCTGGGCGGGGTCGAGGCGCTGCTGATCCGCACGCAGCTCGCGGTGCCGGACAACACGCTGCTCACCCCTGAGCGGTACAACCAGATCCTCACCATGCACGGGACGACCATGGTCTTCCTGGTCGTCGTGCCGGTGTGGGCGGGCTTCGCGAACTACCTGCTGCCGCTGATGCTCGGCGCGCGCGACGTCGCCTTCCCGCGCCTGAACGCCTGGTCGTACTGGATGTACCTGTTCGGCGGCATCGCGCTCTACGCGTCGATGCTCTACTCCCCGCCGGAGGCCGGCTGGTTCTCGTACGTCCCGCTGTCGCTGAAGCAGTACTCGGGCACCAACGGCCAGGAAGCGTGGATCTACATGGTCCACCTCACCGGCCTGAGCTCGATCATCGGCGCGATCAACTTCATCGCCACGATCCACAACATGCGCGCGCCCGGCATGGGCTGGGGCCGCATGCCGCTGTTCGTGTGGACGATCCTGATCTACGCGTACCTCGTGATCGTCGCGCTGACGTCGCTCGCCGCGACCGTGACGATGCTGCTGCTGGACCGCAACTTCGGCACCGGCTTCTTCGACCCCGCGCAGGGAGGCTCGGCGCTGCTCTGGCAGCACCTGTTCTGGTTCTTCGGGCATCCCGAGGTGTACATCCTCGTGCTGCCGGCGTTCGGCGTCTTCTCGGAGATCCTGCCGGTGTTCGCCCGCAAGCCGATCTTCGGCTACAAGGCGATCGCGGCCGCCACGGTCGGCATCGCCTTCCTCGGCATGCTCGTGTGGGCGCACCACATGTTCGCGACGCCGATGTCGACGACCGTGCTCGCGTTCTTCATGCTCATGTCGTTCGTCATCGCGGTGCCGACCGGCGTGAAGATCTTCAACTGGATCGCCACGCTCTGGCGCGGCACGGTCGAGTGGACGACGGCGCTCCTGTACTGCGTCGGCGGCATCGCCACGTTCACGATGGGCGGTATCACGGGCATCTTCCTGGCCGTCTTCCCCATCGACTGGCAGCTGACGGACACCTACTTCGTCGTCGCCCACTTCCACTACACGGCGTTCGGCGCGTCCGCCTTCGCGATGATCGCGGCGCTGTACTTCTGGTGGCCGAAGATGACCGGCCGGATGCTCAGCGAGAAGCTCGGCAAGGTCGGCTTCGCGCTGATGTTCATCGGCTTCCACACGACGTTCCTGATCCAGCACTCGGCCGGCCTGTCGGGCATGCCGCGACGGATCTACGAGTACTCCGAGACCAGCTGGACTTGGTACAACTTCGTCTCGACCATCGGCGCGTTCATGATCGCCCTGAGCGTCGCGGTCACCGTCGTCGGCGTGGTCTGGTCGCTCAAGCGCGGCGCGATCGCCGGCCCGGACCCGTGGAAGGCGAACACGCTCGAGTGGTTCACGCCCTCGCCGCCGCCGGAGAACAACTTCGACGTCGTCCCGCGCGTGCGCTCGGTCGAGCCGATGAAGGACATCCGCCGCGAGATCGAGCAGCGGACCAACGCCGAGCAGCGGTACCGCTCCGGCCAACCCATGCTCCATTAGAAGTCAGGGACATCCCCTCCACCCCACCCCGATCATCCGTACCTGATTTGGAAGCTTCCCGCGCAGCCCTCCCGGTCCCCGGCGTCAAGCAGCTCGTCAGCGACTACTTCACGCTGACGAAGCCGAAGGTGCAGCTCCTGCTGCTCCTGACGACGATCACGACGATGTACGTCGCCGGGGACCCCTCGATCGGCCTCGTGGCGGTCGCCGTCATCGGCGGCTTCCTGAGCGCGGGCGGCGCGGGCGCCTTCAACCACTGGTACGACCGCGACATCGACGAGGCGATGGCCCGCACGGCCTCCCGCCCGATCCCCGCCGGTCGGATCTCCCCGCGCGCGGCGCTGATCTACGCGTTCGGCCTGCAGGTCGCGAGCTTCGTGATCCTGACGGTCGGCGCGAACGTGCTGTCGGCGTTCCTGGCCCTGGCCGGGTTCTTCTGGTACACGGTCGTCTACACGCTGTGGCTCAAGCGCCGCTCGCCGCAGAACATCGTCATCGGCGGCGCCGCGGGCGCCGTCCCGCCGCTCGTCGGCTGGGCGGCCGTCACCGGCAGCGTCGCCCCCACCGCGCTGTACCTGTTCGCGATCATCTTCTACTGGACGCCGCCGCACTTCTGGGCGCTCAGCCTGCTGATGAAGAACGAGTACGAGCGCGTGGGCGTGCCGATGATGCCCGTCGTGCACGGCGAGAAGGAGACGCGCCGGCAGATCGTGCTCTACACGCTGCTGCTGACGCTCCTGACGCTGCTGCCCTTCGTCTTCGGCTTCTTCGGCGCGATCTACGCCGTCGTCGCCGTCGGGCTGAACGCCGCGTTCATCACGCTGGCGATCCGCCTCCAGCGCAACGCGGACCGCGCCAGCGCGCTCCGTGCGTACCTGTTCTCGCTCAGCTACCTCGCGATCCTGTTCGTCGCGATGGTGGTCGACGCCCAACTCCTTTCGTAGACTGGCCCCTCGATGGATCGCAAGCTTGCTCGCAGAAACCTCCGGACGGCGTTCTACGTCTCCATCGTGGGGCTGCTCTTCTTCTGCCTGACCTTCGTCGCCGCCTGGATCTACATCCAGTAATGACCGAGCACACCGAGAACACCGAAGTCGTCGCCGAGACGAACGGCACGGTCCCTCCCGTCGGGGAGGAGATCCACATGCCGGCGCACAGCATCCTGCCGCTGCTCAACGCCGCGGCGCTGGCCGGGATGATCGTCAGCATCACGCTGTCGTGGCTCCTCGTCGCCTTCTTCGGCGTGGCCTTCCTGGCGACCACCATCCGCTGGATCGCGGACGTCCGGCGCGACATCGCCGAGCTCCCGCTCGATCACGGCCATCACTAGCGCCGCCAGCCCTTCTGGCGGCGTGGTGTCGTAGGGTTCCCCTCTGACGTGGGGACCATGGACGGCACCAACGGCGGACCAGCGCTGGCCGCTCGCTATTCCGCGGCCTTCGCGGCCTATCTCGCGGATCGCGGCGAGTCGGCGCTCGGCGCCGCCTACGACATCGGTCGCGAGGCCGTGGCGGCGCAGCTGAGCGTGCTGGACCTCGCCGAGGCGCACCACGCCGCGCTCCGGCACGCGAACGTCAACGACGACGAAGGCCTGCTGGCGGCAGCCGACTTCCTGCGCGAGAGCCTCTCGACGTTCGAGACGGTCCACCGCGGCTACCTCGAGGTGCAGGAGGTCGCACGGCTCGAGCACGAGTACGTGGAGCAGCTGCGCGCGCTCGCCGACGCCTCCGTGGCCATCAACCTCTCACTGACGGTCGAGGCGATCCTGCAGCTCACCGCCGACGCGGCGCGCGAGATCCTGCACGTCGCGCGGGCCACCGTCGCGGTGCTCGCCCCTGATCCGCGCCTGCGCCCGCTCACGGCCACCTCTCCCCCGCGCCTGGGCGGCGGCGACCCGCAGCCGGCCCGGCTGCAGGCCCAGCTCACCGGTCGT encodes the following:
- a CDS encoding heme o synthase, encoding MEASRAALPVPGVKQLVSDYFTLTKPKVQLLLLLTTITTMYVAGDPSIGLVAVAVIGGFLSAGGAGAFNHWYDRDIDEAMARTASRPIPAGRISPRAALIYAFGLQVASFVILTVGANVLSAFLALAGFFWYTVVYTLWLKRRSPQNIVIGGAAGAVPPLVGWAAVTGSVAPTALYLFAIIFYWTPPHFWALSLLMKNEYERVGVPMMPVVHGEKETRRQIVLYTLLLTLLTLLPFVFGFFGAIYAVVAVGLNAAFITLAIRLQRNADRASALRAYLFSLSYLAILFVAMVVDAQLLS